One window of the Bartonella bacilliformis KC583 genome contains the following:
- a CDS encoding LapA family protein, whose translation MTPKNILLTIILIPLTVFLVAFIVANRQIVTLTLNPFWSSSQSFTYQAPFFVWLFIFFGLGIVLNSSINWFTRCQYRKDLKKK comes from the coding sequence ATGACACCTAAAAATATTCTTTTAACAATTATTTTGATACCTCTCACAGTTTTTTTGGTCGCTTTTATTGTAGCCAATCGTCAAATTGTTACACTAACTCTCAACCCTTTTTGGAGCAGTTCTCAAAGCTTTACATATCAAGCACCTTTTTTCGTTTGGCTTTTTATTTTTTTTGGTCTTGGTATTGTATTAAACAGTAGCATCAATTGGTTTACACGATGCCAATATCGTAAGGATCTTAAGAAAAAATAG
- a CDS encoding integration host factor subunit beta, whose amino-acid sequence MIKSELIQIIARRNPHLLQRDVENIVNTVFEEISIALAKGHRIELRGFGAFSVKNRSARNGRNPRTGETVMVEEKWVPSFKTGKELRDRLNQ is encoded by the coding sequence TTGATCAAATCAGAACTCATACAAATTATTGCTCGTCGCAATCCACATCTTCTTCAACGCGATGTAGAAAATATTGTTAACACCGTTTTTGAGGAAATTTCAATAGCTCTTGCCAAAGGTCATCGCATTGAACTTCGCGGTTTTGGAGCTTTTTCTGTCAAAAATAGATCCGCTCGTAATGGTCGTAATCCACGGACAGGGGAAACTGTTATGGTTGAAGAAAAATGGGTTCCTTCTTTCAAAACAGGTAAGGAGCTGCGTGACCGCTTAAATCAATGA